Within Triticum dicoccoides isolate Atlit2015 ecotype Zavitan chromosome 1B, WEW_v2.0, whole genome shotgun sequence, the genomic segment TCATATCCAGCCCAGATTTGGGTTAGATATGAGGAGTGTCAGTCAGCCTCAGCGTTTGAGCCGGCTATGAAGAGGGCGGTTGGGTGGCGTTTTTCCCGTCCGGACACTGACTGGACAGCCCATCCAGGCGTTTGGTGCGCTGGCCGACCAGCGAGGGCCCAAATCGGAGTCCTGTGCCACTTGATTAGGCTGATGGCAACTGTCGGATCTGTCAGGTCTCTGCTATCATCGTCGCAACTTCTGCCCTTATTGATAAGAAAAAACCACTGGCCTCGCAGTGGAAAATCCCGACAAAGAACCCCCACCATCTACTGCTTGCACCACCGTGTGTCGCTCGTCATCACCACTCACTTGCACAGCTCGCAGGTTGAAACACCGGTGACTGCGTGATCTACCCTATGTAGCAAATCACGTTGTCGGTCCTAGCATTTGTCGCCTATTGCAGCTTCTGTCTAAGTCTTTGTTGTAGCATGTTGGAGCAAAGATGGGCCCCAGTTCCAGCATCTGGCTGTCATGCTTGCAACACCCCAATGGTCGTTATCATCAGTAGAAGCACCAAATCGGTTGGCCGATTGTAAACTTTTCCCAAGAATAAAAAAAATCCTATCTAAATTGGCAGCTTCATAGATTATACTCACTCATTTGAACCACAATGCATGATCTCTTCAAAATTAAACCTCGGTACATCAATAGTTAACCATGCATTATTTCGATTTGTTAGATCAAAATTGCACTAACATTATATTAGCCGTGAAAGATGGTTCCATGTTGTAGTTTATGTAATTATTACTCACTTACATATTACATATTTGCCAAAAAAAAAACTAATCAAATCAAATTGATTATTGAAAAATGGAAAATTCAGCCCCTTCATCTATTTTGGAAGACAAAGTTTAGACACTCATTAGTTAACATGATTAGTATGGTGCAAGATATTTCTAAGCAGCGAGATACAAACTGCTCTTAGCGAGTGGTGGTACAAAGAGATTGTCAAGTGCTACATCATAAATAGATTTTTTTTTATAATAAAATTAAAACTGCAAAATTCTCTTATATTAATGTACAGAGGTAGTAGATGTTAAACATTCCTGGTTCAAGCATCTTAATAATTTGTCCTAACTACATGGCAAGAAAAAGGACTGTAAATCAAGCACAAGTTGCTGGATAGTAGTATATCCAACATGCCAATTAAACCCCCTCTGGTTAGTTAACAAACACGGGGAGTTTCTACGACACGATTGTGTTTGTCCACTATTAGCGTGACACGGAAATTCCTACTAACGCAGTCTCGCATTGCATTTTCTGGAAGGACTTCGAAGTGGAGTTCCGGTTTGCCTTTCCTGATGATCCTCTTAGCCTTATGTGCCTTGAGACCAACaacccttggccacgaaaacccctGATATTTGTACATATTTGAACTATTTGCTCTCCATAATGTTCGTTTTGCCTCGCCTAGAACCTGCATAGATCGAGTAGAATTTGACATCATCTGATAGCTTGTTCACATGATAGCACATAAATCAGGTGCATATTTGTAAATGTACCTAAAATTCTATACAAGTAAGCACATCATTTGTAGTTTGTTCTCATGTTAAACCGTGTCATTCCTTTTTATGATGGTGATATATGTACCTTGGGCATGTATTCCGCAACCTTGACGACTGGCCTCCACTCCTCTGGTGGAGGAGCTTGAACAAGATCCGAGAGGGGGCTAGAGGAGTCTACACCGGAGTTGAGCAGACCAATCGAGGGTGCCTTAATACCCTGGTACTTTCGGATATTTGAACTATTTAGTCGCCATAATGTTCTCTTTGGCTCGCCTGGAACCTGCGTAGATCAAGTACAATTTTGGTCTTAAGTTGTACAAGTGAAGATGTTAAATATTTTCTAATTTTGTTACCAAAGGAACATGTATATAGCTTGTTCACATGATAGAGCCGACAACTTATGTGCATGGTTGAAAATGTATGTAAGATTCTATACAAGCATACACATCTTTTATAGTTTGTTATCACGTCAAATCATATCATTCCTTTTTATCATGATGGTGTATGTACCTTGGGTATGTATTCTGCAACCTTGACAACCGGCCTCCATTCTTGTGGCGGAGGAGCATGAACAAGATCTGCGAGGGACACAAAAGTTGAGCAGACTAATCTAGATTATCATGTCGAACAAGCAGTTGTGAAAATAGTGCTCCAAATCAAATGCCAACCTATGGGAAGCACGAAAGCTCTAGCCGGTGCCGATGAAGCTCCGTCGCTGGGCTCTCCCATTACGAGTTTCTGTATATTTACCTGCAATGCGAATGCGATGCATGGGCAGCAGATAAAAAAGATGTAAACTGAATGGTGGTACTAAGATACAATCCCTTTTATCATCACAAACCATTTTGTTCAATGTGGACAGTGCAGGTTGTCCTTCACCTAGCTAACAAATTAACCTGAGTCCATGTACCGTGGGTTCTGTAAATTTCCACTAATCCATCTATAGGAGTACAGTGGTCGgtagaatatactccctccgttcctaaatataagcctatttttagtagatttcaatatgaactatatACGGAGCTAAATGAGTGAATCTCACTCTAAAATCCGTCAATATAAATCCGTATCTAATCCACactgaaatctctaaaaagtctTTTAAAAACGGAGGGATCAAATTAAAGTACACATGCATGCCACCATACTAGCAGCACTTAATTTGGACAATGCAGGAATGGAATCGCGAATTTTGTTTCCAGATTGTAAGGATCCTTTCGATGAAAGGAGCCCGCCGGCCGGTCCCCAGTTCAATTTAGAAATTGGAAGTGCTGCTGGATCACAGAGTTGGCCGACCCCCAAATGCTTGTTTGATCACGATCATGGAAAGGATTGAGTATTCAAGACGAAGCATAACGCAGGGCAACGGCACGGGAAGAAAAAGAATGCGTACGTACCCTGGATGGCTTTTTAGGGAACGTATGCCGGATGCAGAGAAGGAAGCGCGGCGGCGGCAGGCAGACCACCGGACCGGAggtgagaagaggagaggagatccACGGCCGTGGCCGTTCGTGCGTTTATACTGTGCGATCCAGGCGTTTTATCCGGGCCGGGCCACGGGGCCAGTAGGTTACTCCTACCAGATCGTCGGTTGATTGCGGCCTGCCAACATGCAACCAACCATGCATGCATGTATGTTCTGTGTACTTTCTGGATGCATGTTCTATATTTTCTGTATGCATTTGAAACAACTTTTTgttacacactgaacattttttcaataatATACATGATGATtactttttcaaatacatgttttgaacattTTTCGGATatgtgttaaacatttttaaatacacatttaacatttattTGAAGGATAAGCTTGCTCCCCTTGCTTGGTTTCAGGGTTGACTAGTAGTCAACccttgatttttggaaaaaaacttGAATCACAAAAACTTTACAAACTTTGAAAtaaagttcataaatttgaaaaggtTTATTAAACAATCATTAACTTAATTTTTGAAAATGATTAGTGCAATTGAAAAGGTTTATGCATTTTAGAAAATGTTAGTCAAGTTGCAAATAGTTTGTGATTTTAAAAACATTCGTGAAActtgaaaaaaatcatgaatttgatttTTTTCATAAAATTTGAGAACACTACACGAATTTGAAAATAGTTTGCATTTGAAAATAAGAGAAAACAaacaaatacaaaataaaacaaaataataaCCCAAATAAATAATTGAACGAAAGCTTGTTCAGAAAAAGCAAGCTTCCCAAAACAGaactgtttttttttttgaaaaacagaaccgtgatgcttacacaagtttccaaagcCCGGGACAAGCCTCCAGCTACGTGCCTTACATGGGCCAGCCCCATTTCGATCGAATGGTATGCGCCATGTACGGTTAACAGTTTAACTGATGCGTGAAGCGCCAAATTGAAATCACGCTTGTTTCATACGGTACCTCTAAAAAAAAGTCTTTCTGGCCAGAATTGTAGTTTTTTTCCAGACAGGATGGAATTGTTGATATGATGCCTACTACACACCTTGGGCCTTTGACGCGTGCCTATCAAGCAGTAGTGTGAGACAATTATAAAATGCACATTTAAACACAAGGCGATTGAGTTAAAAACACACACACGATGATGAGCGGTTTGTTGTTGGAGAACACACGCTTCTATGCTTATAGAATGTTAGGTAACCGTTAGGGCATGTGAATGAGAGTTTACATGAGGGAGTTCGTGGAGGAATTAGGCATGGGAAATATACTTTTCCTCTCATTCCCGTGTTTGGTATATGATGAGAATTACTTTGGGATGGAGCTCTACCCATGAATTAACAGGGTCCCCACAGGAAGGAATCGGTGGGAGCTCTACCCCCTCCCCCTCAACTCATATTCTAACATCCCCTCTAATCAATCTTTAAACTTTTAATCTCCTCACCCTCAACTCACATTCTCCATATCTAATTGCTACAATTAAACATGACGTTAGTCTCATGGTATGCCATGTATCTATATTTGAATTGAAATAAACCAAGCCGTGAAGGCATTCGGCCAAAAAGCAAGATCCAAGGCTCCATCAAAGAAAAACATGTACATAGTTTTTGTGATGAGGAATGGTTACACTGTTGGGTACCTATGGTTACATATACGCATGCAGTCTTACCATTGCTGCTTCATTCACGAGATATGAGTTCTGGTGAACCACAACAGAGCCGAGATAAAACATCATCATGGCATGAGAGCTTTACTGACTTGGGACAATCGGACGAAGCGGGGCTGCTCGTTAGTGTTGGTGCCATAGAAACCGTCATATCGGTTGTAGTCGCTGTGCTCGTCTTGGACACATGGCCGTTGTCTGGATCACATGGTAGAAACTTCATCACCAGCCTAGGTACTAAAGGCAGTTAAACTTCATCGCTAGTATCAGTGGCATAGCTAACATATGTAATGTATTATGCAAAAATAGTACAGACTTGTTTTCTAAGGCACAAGAAAATGGGGCGTGCTACGCGTCCGCCGgctgatctttttaaaagatcagtCGGGTCGCGGGCCGTCAGATTTGACGCATCAAACGGCCGAGCATGCACCATCATTGCACATGGGTCTTGTTGCAGAACTATTTCTGCAACACAGGTCTTATTGAAGAACTTTTTTTTGCAGTAGTTGTTTTGTGAATTTTTTACAACTGAGTTCTTGTTGCAATTTTTGTTTTGCAACTGAGATCTTGTTGCAAAAAAGTTTCGCAAGAGAAGTTTTTTCTGCCAAATGTAGACCCGCCGTGGACCATTGCAACACTGCATATGTTTCAGAAACGTAGTTCATATTGCAGAAGCGTGTGCAATAAAGGATGGTATGCGGGCTCTCACTGGGACACGTGTAACGTAGGGGAGGTGGCAGACGCGGCCGTCGCGATCTGCCGGGTGATGGTAAGAGTTTCCCCAAGAAAATATATGTGTTCATTTTCTGTTTGCAGTTTATTTTCCCTTAGCCATATTTGGCTGTAAAATTATACACTCACACATCGTCTACAAAATGTTCTACTAAATGTTTCTATAGGTACCCTAAAAACAATGTTTCTATAGGTGTGACCTATATAAGGATGTGGATAGGGTGCAAGTCAAGATAAGTAGGATAGTGAAGATGAGTCTCTTAGATATGTAGTATTTATAATTAGGTCTTTTTTCGGAGCAACAatttaaattcatgaatattttaaaaatCATGATTGCTCTGTATGCCCAGAGCAATTTATTTTTTTATGTTTAtttaattcacaaacatttttagtttcggaacatttttcaaaaacatgGAGTTGCCGGTTTTGCTGGGGGGTGGGGGACCCGGCTCAAAACCGGTCTGACCAGCGCATCATCCCGACCAAAACCGAACGAAACAGATCAATACCTCCTGACTTTCCGAGCCCAAACCGAGTCTGCCTCGACATCTTCCGTTTCACGCCAGATTCACGCTAAGCAACCTCGTCGGCTGCATTGCCGCTAGTAGTATAAATACGTCCACGCCGCACGCACCGCCCCCTTCGGCGTCTTCCACACCGCACGCACCAGCTCCTTCGGCGCCTTGCCCGTGCAGCCGGCCGCGGCCAACCCCTTCTCTTCCTGCTTCCCGCCGGCCACGTAGAACCCCTTCTCGACCTTCCCGTCGCAGCCGCCGTTCGGATCGGTCTGGCCAGACAGGGAGAGCTACGCGTTCGACGATGACGAGCCCATCGAGAAGCCTCCGGCGGTGCCACTCGACGGCCGGAGCGCCAGCCGAGAAGCCCTCGTGCTCAAGACGCACTGTGAGCGCCCAGCCGTCGCGAGGTGCTCGGCCCATGACGGCTTCGCCGTGCTGGTGCACGCCAAAGCTCCAGGCGCGGCGTCCAACGCCGAAAAGACGCCGGTCGACCTTGTGACGGTGCTCGACGT encodes:
- the LOC119312847 gene encoding uncharacterized protein LOC119312847 → MGEPSDGASSAPARAFVLPIDLVHAPPPQEWRPVVKVAEYIPKVPGEPKRTLWRLNSSNIRKYQGIKAPSIGLLNSGVDSSSPLSDLVQAPPPEEWRPVVKVAEYMPKVLGEAKRTLWRANSSNMYKYQGFSWPRVVGLKAHKAKRIIRKGKPELHFEVLPENAMRDCVSRNFRVTLIVDKHNRVVETPRVC